The genomic interval TCGCCGGCGAGTTGCGTGCAGTGGACGGTGCTGTTCAAATTGAGGTCGACGATGGTCTGCCAGCCGTTCGCCGAGATCTCCTCGAAGGGCGCGACGAACTCCCCGCCGGCGTTGTTCACGAGGACGTCGATGTCGCCGAACTCGGCGACCGTTTCGTCGACCAGACGTTGCACCTGGTCGCGCTCGCGGACGTTGCACTCGACGGCGATCGCCTGGCCGTCGGCGTCGTCGGCGTCGTTGATTTCCTCGGCGACCGGACCCACGCGATCCATCGAACGCGAGCAGATCGCGACGTTGGCGCCGCCGGTCGCGAGCGTCTCCGCGATCGCTCGACCAATGCCTTGGCTCGCGCCGGTGACGATCGCGGTCCGCCCCGCAACGTCGAAGTCAGAGTCGTGCATCGTGCTAACGAGTATCGTTTATTCGCAAAATTCTATCGATAGCGGCGTCCAGGGCCGGTATCCGGTCCCGCCGGCGTCGCGGACAGCGAGTGCCAGCGCTGGTCTTTTCGGCTCCCCGACCGACTACACCGTATGGACCCGCGACGGATCTACTCCGTCGCTCGCGACGTGGCCGCCGTCATCGACGAGCACAACGTGACGTTCATGGCGGGCAGCATCGCCCACGCCGCGTTCCTCTCCCTGCTGCCGCTCCTCCTGCTGTTGTTCATCATCGCCGGCGCGGTCGGCAACGACTACCTGACCGAACAACTCGTCGCGATGGCCCGCGACCACCTCAGTCCCGCCGGCCAGGGCCTGGTGTACGAGGCGCTGACTCACGCCTCCGAGCGGGCCGGCGCGTCGCTGATCGGGCTCGTCTCGCTGCTGTGGGGAATGCTGCGCATCTTCCGCGGGATCAACACCGCGTTCGACGAACTCTACGCGGACGACGAGAGTTCGTTCCTCGAGCAACTGGTCGACGGCGCGATCGTCTTCACCGTTATCTTCGTCGCCACCGTCGGTGCCGGCTTCGGTGCGACGACCCTGGCCGCGATCGACCACCCCCTCGTCGAGGTGCTCACGCCGTTCGCGCTGTTTCTCGCCTTAGCGGCCGCGTTCTTCCCGATGTACTACGTCTTCCCGGAACCGGACGTCTCGATGCGGGAGGCGCTGCCGGGTACCGTCATCGCCGCCGCGGGCTGGGTGCTCCTCGAGGCGATCTTCGGAATCTACGCCGACCTGGTGAATACCGTCGGCACGTTCGAGACCCTCGGGGCGGTCATCCTGTTGCTCATCTGGCTCTACGGCAACGCGCTCGTCCTCCTGGTCGGCGCGGCGGTCAACGTCGTGATCGGCAATCACCGACCCGAGGACGGTCCGGACGACGCCGACGAGCGGGACTCGGCGAGTTCGGTCCGCGCCTGATCGGGTCGTAGCCGACCGATTCGCGCCGGCCGACCGCGGTGAAACAGCTAAGTTACGTCGGATGGTCGATTCCAGCGTCGAACGCGGGACCGGCTTTCACTATCATGACCAGCTACACTGTCGACGTACCCGACGGTGGGGAGCGCGGGATCAGAATCGAATGCGCCGAACACGGCGACGCCGAGGAGTTCCAACCGGGGTATCGGACGGTGGCGTTTCACTGCGACGGTTGCGGGTACGAGGTCGAACTGACCCTCCACGACCTCCACGAGTGGCGGGATCTCGGCGAGCGGTGCTGACGGGCCGCCGACCGGGTTCCCGGCACCCGGCGGCTCCCGCTCGCAATCACTCCTCGAGTCGCTCCTGTAGCTCCTGAACCTTCGTGACGAGTTCGATCGGCGGCGTCGTGTTCACGTCGATCGACTCGAGATCCGAGAGGACCGCTTTCACTTCGGGATCGATCGCCTGGTCGTCGTCCTCGCCGGACTCGGCCCCACCACCGGCGCCCGCCGGGCCGCCGTCGGTCGTCGCCGGTGTCTGCGCTTGCGAGCCGTCCTGGCCCTGATTCTGCGTCCGCATCGTTTCGCTCCC from Natrinema salifodinae carries:
- a CDS encoding YihY/virulence factor BrkB family protein, yielding MDPRRIYSVARDVAAVIDEHNVTFMAGSIAHAAFLSLLPLLLLLFIIAGAVGNDYLTEQLVAMARDHLSPAGQGLVYEALTHASERAGASLIGLVSLLWGMLRIFRGINTAFDELYADDESSFLEQLVDGAIVFTVIFVATVGAGFGATTLAAIDHPLVEVLTPFALFLALAAAFFPMYYVFPEPDVSMREALPGTVIAAAGWVLLEAIFGIYADLVNTVGTFETLGAVILLLIWLYGNALVLLVGAAVNVVIGNHRPEDGPDDADERDSASSVRA
- a CDS encoding SDR family NAD(P)-dependent oxidoreductase, producing the protein MHDSDFDVAGRTAIVTGASQGIGRAIAETLATGGANVAICSRSMDRVGPVAEEINDADDADGQAIAVECNVRERDQVQRLVDETVAEFGDIDVLVNNAGGEFVAPFEEISANGWQTIVDLNLNSTVHCTQLAGEVMREGSGGIIVNLSSVNGQHAAPGESHYGASKAAIIRLTETLAVEWAEHGIRVNCVAPGLIQTPGVAETLGIDSEAMPPREATDRRIGHAEEIADVVRFLASPAASFMNGETITAKGVPRAGNSMSQDLGLED